One window of the Eschrichtius robustus isolate mEscRob2 chromosome 13, mEscRob2.pri, whole genome shotgun sequence genome contains the following:
- the LOC137775766 gene encoding developmental pluripotency-associated protein 3-like → MDSSEVNPTWILESPQMSIDENSQAIPVASQPMSEVLIKNLCNSTLNPSTKLSFILPECLPQPTGRLLGENIRYRRGVRTVLTDRRDKTEGLIQSIKKRYGKGVPWSDSQREPQQNDTETRSREQRFRCSCRFCRFRRDPSEDNYENYYNNKYYSNYYDRHRVEGAINLILVLFFLADLYNCKILDESRLFTIGWHVSQSCQWPGKVGNAKPDRKASVLRTQL, encoded by the exons ATGGATTCATCTGAGGTTAACCCAACCTGGATCCTGGAGTCTCCTcaaatgtccattgatgaaaaCTCCCAGGCAATTCCAGTTGCCTCTCAACCTATGTCTGAAGTGTTAATAAAGAACCTCTGTAACTCGACGCTCAACCCTAGTACCAAATTGTCATTCATTCTACCAGAATGTCTACCTCAACCAACTGGGCGGTTACTTGGTGAAAACATACGCTATAGGAGAGGGGTGAGGACCGTGTTAACTGATCGGAGAGATAAGACGGAGGGGCTGATCCAATCTATTAAAAAACGCTATGGCAAAGGAGTTCCTTGGTCTGACTCTCAAAGAGAACCACAGCAGAATGACACTGAGACTCGATCAAGAGAGCAAAGATTTAGATGTAGCTGTCGTTTTTGCCGGTTTCGTAGAGATCCTTCtgaggataatt ACGAGAATTATTACAACAATAAGTATTACAGTAATTATTATGACAGACACAGAGTTGAAGGAGCCATAAACCTTATTCTTGTACTATTTTTTCTTGCTG ATCTTTATAACTGTAAAATTCTGGATGAGTCGAGGCTCTTTACGATAGGATGGCACGTGTCCCAGTCCTGCCAGTGGCCTGGGAAGGTGGGAAATGCCAAACCGGACAGGAAGGCCTCAGTCCTCAGGACTCAGCTCTGA